From Burkholderia pseudomultivorans, the proteins below share one genomic window:
- a CDS encoding APC family permease, with product MAMMSESTGNVQAAPAMQDAPRALSQTLSVRDAVMITVSGVTPASSIFVIAPFAIQQAGSGAVLSFVLGGVLAFAFALCYAELCAAHRSAGGEYVMAKRVFGTLPGYLTFIAVLAVSVFIPAVLASGAAPYLNNALGTHFGNQTVALTIVLLSYVLGMLNIKTNAWITGAFLVVEIGVLMLIAGLGFGSPHRGAEVLVAPVVASGNALVPATLAAVVPAIGTAIFCYNGFGSAAYLAEDLRGGNRNVAKAVLYSLLVILVVELVPLTAIVLGAPSLTEMSKSADPIGYVVRSLSNPVVSRIVSGGIFLSVFNAIIAIVITMGRLLYSSGRHALWSRTCNRAFSTIHPRFESPWLATLTLAVPSAGLVFVSSLDELTAFTVDLLLLIYLVVGLAALASRLVRRDVEHHYRMPLWPVTPLVAVAGAAYTLYTTLATATKSTDLVIIAGLLAAALAMYAVWARHSDAFRAL from the coding sequence ATGGCGATGATGTCGGAATCGACAGGCAACGTGCAAGCGGCGCCTGCAATGCAGGACGCGCCGCGCGCGCTGTCGCAGACGCTCAGCGTGCGCGACGCGGTGATGATCACCGTGTCGGGCGTGACACCCGCGAGCTCGATCTTCGTGATCGCGCCGTTCGCGATCCAGCAAGCCGGCAGCGGCGCGGTGCTGTCGTTCGTGCTCGGCGGCGTGCTCGCGTTCGCCTTCGCGCTCTGCTACGCGGAGCTGTGCGCGGCGCACCGCAGCGCGGGCGGCGAATACGTGATGGCCAAGCGCGTGTTCGGCACGCTGCCCGGCTACCTGACCTTCATCGCGGTGCTGGCCGTCAGCGTGTTCATCCCGGCCGTGCTCGCGAGCGGCGCCGCGCCGTACCTGAACAACGCGCTCGGCACGCACTTCGGCAACCAGACGGTCGCGCTGACGATCGTGCTGCTCAGCTACGTGCTCGGCATGCTGAACATCAAGACCAATGCGTGGATCACCGGCGCGTTCCTCGTCGTCGAGATCGGCGTGCTGATGCTGATCGCGGGGCTCGGCTTCGGCTCGCCGCATCGCGGCGCCGAGGTGCTGGTCGCGCCGGTGGTCGCGAGCGGCAATGCGCTCGTGCCGGCGACGCTCGCGGCGGTCGTCCCGGCGATCGGCACGGCGATCTTCTGCTACAACGGCTTCGGCTCGGCCGCGTATCTCGCGGAAGACCTGCGCGGCGGCAATCGCAACGTCGCGAAGGCGGTCCTGTATTCGCTGCTCGTGATCCTCGTCGTCGAGCTGGTGCCGCTGACCGCGATCGTGCTGGGCGCGCCGTCGCTGACGGAGATGTCGAAGAGCGCGGACCCGATCGGCTACGTGGTGCGCTCGCTCAGCAATCCGGTCGTGTCGCGCATCGTCAGCGGCGGGATCTTCCTGTCGGTGTTCAATGCGATCATCGCGATCGTGATCACGATGGGGCGCCTGCTGTACAGCAGCGGCCGTCATGCGCTCTGGTCGCGCACCTGCAACCGTGCGTTCTCGACGATCCATCCGCGCTTCGAGTCGCCGTGGCTCGCGACGCTGACGCTCGCGGTGCCGTCGGCGGGCCTCGTGTTCGTGTCGAGCCTCGACGAGCTGACCGCGTTCACGGTCGACCTGCTGCTGCTGATCTATCTCGTCGTCGGCCTGGCCGCGCTCGCGAGCCGGCTCGTGCGCCGCGACGTCGAGCATCATTACCGGATGCCGCTCTGGCCCGTGACGCCGCTCGTCGCGGTGGCGGGCGCCGCCTATACGCTGTACACGACACTCGCGACGGCGACCAAGTCGACCGACCTGGTCATCATCGCGGGGCTGCTGGCGGCCGCACTCGCGATGTATGCGGTGTGGGCGCGCCACAGCGACGCGTTCCGCGCGCTCTGA
- a CDS encoding helix-turn-helix transcriptional regulator yields MDRLFSEVAMHQALGRVIDHLGQPRFWRFLVLLLNEMVPFDNALATAIGRDGVPLVLDEYDAGGTDDASPVPLYLNGLYLLDPFLQAAHDGLADGCYRLEEVAPDLFRQSEYFLSYFRDAVGDDEIQILLRPNPDTLLSLSLGAGARFDVEPLGKLTAAMPWVLAAIRQHWRLTGDAARATPDDDLGARVERALARFGADLLTDREMAIARMVLRGNSSKAIAERLAISPETVKVHRRHLYAKLGISSQPELFSRFIQALGEDAAG; encoded by the coding sequence ATGGATCGTCTGTTTTCCGAAGTCGCGATGCACCAGGCGCTTGGCCGCGTGATCGATCATCTCGGCCAGCCGCGCTTCTGGCGTTTCCTGGTGCTGCTGCTCAACGAAATGGTGCCGTTCGACAACGCGCTCGCGACCGCGATCGGCCGCGACGGCGTGCCGCTCGTGCTCGACGAATACGATGCGGGCGGCACCGACGATGCGTCGCCGGTGCCGCTTTACCTGAACGGGTTATATCTGCTCGATCCGTTCCTGCAGGCCGCGCACGACGGGCTCGCCGACGGCTGCTACCGGCTCGAGGAAGTCGCGCCCGACCTGTTCCGGCAGAGCGAGTATTTCCTCAGCTACTTCCGCGACGCGGTCGGCGACGACGAGATCCAGATCCTGCTGCGGCCGAACCCGGACACGCTGCTGTCGCTGTCGCTCGGCGCAGGCGCCCGGTTCGACGTGGAGCCGCTCGGCAAGCTGACGGCCGCGATGCCGTGGGTGCTCGCGGCGATCCGGCAGCACTGGCGGCTGACCGGCGACGCCGCGCGCGCGACGCCCGACGACGATCTCGGCGCGCGCGTCGAACGGGCGCTCGCGCGGTTCGGCGCGGACCTGCTGACCGATCGCGAGATGGCGATCGCGCGGATGGTGCTGCGCGGCAATTCGTCGAAGGCGATTGCGGAACGGCTGGCGATTTCTCCGGAGACGGTGAAGGTGCATCGGCGGCATCTGTATGCGAAGCTCGGGATTTCTTCGCAGCCGGAGCTGTTTTCGCGATTTATCCAGGCGCTGGGGGAGGATGCGGCGGGATAG
- a CDS encoding dienelactone hydrolase family protein, producing the protein MRKLLMSVMLACLSAMAGAQTLVHFPSTDGPPATTLDGYLFPAPGAGRHPALVFLHGCSGMFARSGKVYSRERDWAERFNAIGITVLEVDSFNPRHQGEMCAPAHFVGAIYRARPFDAYGALRYLQSLDTVQPDRIGIVGWSQGGGTVLNTIRASSPARPASLPDGDFRAAVAFYPGSCNVKAQGAVWQSTVPLLVLIGEDDVWSPFAACKTLFDSVAPGTDATFHAYPGAYHDFDWPNMPVHAVPTFTTRAGVIPIEGTEPAAREDAQQRVVDYLEARLLAK; encoded by the coding sequence ATGCGCAAACTGCTGATGTCCGTCATGCTGGCTTGTCTGTCCGCGATGGCGGGCGCGCAGACGCTGGTCCATTTCCCGTCGACCGACGGCCCGCCGGCGACGACGCTCGACGGCTACCTGTTTCCCGCGCCCGGCGCCGGCCGTCATCCGGCACTCGTGTTCCTGCACGGCTGCTCGGGCATGTTCGCCAGGTCGGGCAAGGTCTATTCCCGCGAGCGCGACTGGGCCGAGCGTTTCAACGCGATCGGCATCACGGTGCTGGAGGTCGACAGCTTCAATCCGCGTCATCAGGGCGAGATGTGCGCGCCTGCGCATTTCGTCGGCGCGATCTATCGCGCGCGGCCGTTCGACGCCTATGGCGCGCTGCGCTACCTGCAATCGCTCGACACGGTGCAGCCCGATCGCATCGGCATCGTCGGCTGGTCGCAGGGCGGCGGCACGGTGCTGAACACGATCCGCGCGTCGAGTCCGGCGCGGCCCGCGTCGCTGCCGGACGGCGATTTCCGCGCGGCGGTCGCGTTCTACCCGGGAAGCTGCAACGTGAAGGCGCAGGGCGCGGTGTGGCAGAGCACGGTGCCGCTGCTGGTGCTGATCGGCGAGGACGACGTATGGTCGCCGTTCGCCGCATGCAAGACGCTGTTCGATTCGGTCGCGCCGGGCACGGACGCGACGTTCCATGCGTATCCGGGCGCGTATCACGACTTCGACTGGCCGAACATGCCGGTGCATGCGGTGCCGACGTTCACGACGCGGGCGGGCGTGATCCCGATCGAGGGCACCGAGCCGGCCGCGCGCGAGGACGCGCAGCAGCGGGTGGTCGACTACCTCGAAGCGCGGCTGCTCGCGAAGTGA